In Octopus bimaculoides isolate UCB-OBI-ISO-001 chromosome 14, ASM119413v2, whole genome shotgun sequence, the following are encoded in one genomic region:
- the LOC106870099 gene encoding ornithine aminotransferase, mitochondrial isoform X2: protein MLRKFVQQASTRLYRAAHTQPAVSATITKNVIGEKSQTFFEKENKYGAHNYHPIPVAICRGEGIYVWDVEGNKYFDFLSAYSAVNQGHCHPKIINALKQQADILTLTSRAFHNNVLGNYEEYMTKLFNYDKVLPMNTGVEGGETACKLARKWGYKVKKIPDNKAKIVFAEGNFWGRTLAAISSSTDPSSYDGFGPYMPGFSIAPYNDLAALEEHIKDPNTCAFMMEPIQGEAGVVVPHEGYLQGVRKLCDKYNVLWIADEVQTGIARTGRMLAVDHENVRPDIVILGKALSGGVLPVSAILADDEVMLTIQPGEHGSTFGGNPLACQVAIAAMDVIKDEMLVENSEKMGHILRAELSKLPSSLVKTVRGKGLLNAIVIDAKYDAWDVCLKLREYGLLAKPTHGDIIRFSPPLVITESELHKCTDIIAHTLNEIVGH from the exons ATGCTCCGAAAGTTTGTCCAACAGGCCAGCACCCGGCTCTACCGAGCTGCCCACACCCAGCCTGCCGTATCAGCTACAATTACCAAAAATGTAATTGGTGAGAAATCCCAAACTTTTTttgagaaagagaataaatatgGTGCCCACAACTACCACCCAATCCCGGTGGCTATCTGCAGAGGTGAAG gtatatatgtgtgggacGTGGAAGGTAACAAATACTTTGACTTTCTGAGTGCATACAGTGCTGTGAACCAGGGCCATTGTCACCCCAAAATCATCAATGCCCTCAAACAGCAGGCAGATATTTTGACTCTCACGTCTCGTGCCTTCCACAATAACGTCCTTGGAAATTATGAAGAATACATGACAAAACTGTTTAACTACGACAAGGTGCTACCTATGAACACAG GTGTTGAAGGTGGTGAAACTGCTTGTAAGTTGGCTCGGAAATGGGGCTACAAAGTGAAAAAGATACCTGATAACAAGGCAAAAATTGTATTTGCTGAAGGCAACTTTTGGGGCCGTACTCTTGCTGCTATCTCTTCTTCAACTGACCCCAGCAGTTATGATGGGTTTGGACCATACATGCCTGGTTTCTCCATTGCCCCATATAATGATTTAGCTGCCCTCGAG GAGCATATCAAAGACCCAAATACTTGTGCCTTTATGATGGAACCTATTCAGGGTGAAGCTGGGGTGGTTGTACCCCATGAAGGTTACCTGCAGGGAGTCCGAAAGCTCTGTGATAAATACAATGTGTTGTGGATTGCTGATGAAGTACAGACAGGAATAGCTAGAACTGGAAG gATGTTGGCTGTTGATCACGAGAATGTTCGACCTGACATTGTCATCTTGGGCAAGGCTTTGTCTGGTGGGGTTTTGCCG GTGTCTGCTATTCTAGCTGATGATGAGGTGATGTTGACCATCCAACCAGGTGAACATGGCTCTACGTTTGGTGGGAATCCTCTTGCCTGTCAAGTTGCTATAGCAGCAATGGATGTGATCAAAGATGAAATGTTGGTAGAGAACTCTGAGAAGATGGGACACATCTTACGTGCGGAACTGTCCAAACTTCCGTCCTCCCTTGTTAAGACTGTACGAGGCAAAGGTCTACTCAATGCCATTGTCATCGATGCta AATACGATGCCTGGGACGTCTGCCTGAAGCTCAGAGAATACGGCCTCCTTGCCAAACCTACTCATGGTGATATCATCAGATTTTCCCCTCCGTTGGTGATCACAGAATCCGAGCTACACAAGTGTACAGATATTATCGCTCACACACTTAATGAGATTGTTGGTCATTAG
- the LOC106870099 gene encoding ornithine aminotransferase, mitochondrial isoform X1 codes for MYMQYRIMLRKFVQQASTRLYRAAHTQPAVSATITKNVIGEKSQTFFEKENKYGAHNYHPIPVAICRGEGIYVWDVEGNKYFDFLSAYSAVNQGHCHPKIINALKQQADILTLTSRAFHNNVLGNYEEYMTKLFNYDKVLPMNTGVEGGETACKLARKWGYKVKKIPDNKAKIVFAEGNFWGRTLAAISSSTDPSSYDGFGPYMPGFSIAPYNDLAALEEHIKDPNTCAFMMEPIQGEAGVVVPHEGYLQGVRKLCDKYNVLWIADEVQTGIARTGRMLAVDHENVRPDIVILGKALSGGVLPVSAILADDEVMLTIQPGEHGSTFGGNPLACQVAIAAMDVIKDEMLVENSEKMGHILRAELSKLPSSLVKTVRGKGLLNAIVIDAKYDAWDVCLKLREYGLLAKPTHGDIIRFSPPLVITESELHKCTDIIAHTLNEIVGH; via the exons AATCATGCTCCGAAAGTTTGTCCAACAGGCCAGCACCCGGCTCTACCGAGCTGCCCACACCCAGCCTGCCGTATCAGCTACAATTACCAAAAATGTAATTGGTGAGAAATCCCAAACTTTTTttgagaaagagaataaatatgGTGCCCACAACTACCACCCAATCCCGGTGGCTATCTGCAGAGGTGAAG gtatatatgtgtgggacGTGGAAGGTAACAAATACTTTGACTTTCTGAGTGCATACAGTGCTGTGAACCAGGGCCATTGTCACCCCAAAATCATCAATGCCCTCAAACAGCAGGCAGATATTTTGACTCTCACGTCTCGTGCCTTCCACAATAACGTCCTTGGAAATTATGAAGAATACATGACAAAACTGTTTAACTACGACAAGGTGCTACCTATGAACACAG GTGTTGAAGGTGGTGAAACTGCTTGTAAGTTGGCTCGGAAATGGGGCTACAAAGTGAAAAAGATACCTGATAACAAGGCAAAAATTGTATTTGCTGAAGGCAACTTTTGGGGCCGTACTCTTGCTGCTATCTCTTCTTCAACTGACCCCAGCAGTTATGATGGGTTTGGACCATACATGCCTGGTTTCTCCATTGCCCCATATAATGATTTAGCTGCCCTCGAG GAGCATATCAAAGACCCAAATACTTGTGCCTTTATGATGGAACCTATTCAGGGTGAAGCTGGGGTGGTTGTACCCCATGAAGGTTACCTGCAGGGAGTCCGAAAGCTCTGTGATAAATACAATGTGTTGTGGATTGCTGATGAAGTACAGACAGGAATAGCTAGAACTGGAAG gATGTTGGCTGTTGATCACGAGAATGTTCGACCTGACATTGTCATCTTGGGCAAGGCTTTGTCTGGTGGGGTTTTGCCG GTGTCTGCTATTCTAGCTGATGATGAGGTGATGTTGACCATCCAACCAGGTGAACATGGCTCTACGTTTGGTGGGAATCCTCTTGCCTGTCAAGTTGCTATAGCAGCAATGGATGTGATCAAAGATGAAATGTTGGTAGAGAACTCTGAGAAGATGGGACACATCTTACGTGCGGAACTGTCCAAACTTCCGTCCTCCCTTGTTAAGACTGTACGAGGCAAAGGTCTACTCAATGCCATTGTCATCGATGCta AATACGATGCCTGGGACGTCTGCCTGAAGCTCAGAGAATACGGCCTCCTTGCCAAACCTACTCATGGTGATATCATCAGATTTTCCCCTCCGTTGGTGATCACAGAATCCGAGCTACACAAGTGTACAGATATTATCGCTCACACACTTAATGAGATTGTTGGTCATTAG